From one Azospirillum ramasamyi genomic stretch:
- a CDS encoding LysR family transcriptional regulator: protein MVRPYLPLNALRAFEASARHLSFTRAAIELCVTQAAVSHQVKLLEARLGVSLFHRLPRGLALTDEGRALLPTLEEAFDRIGGLLDQFEGGRFREVLTVGAVGTFAVGWLLPRLGRFREAHPFVDLRLSTNNNRVDIAAEGLDYAIRFGDGAWHGTDADRLFDAPLSVLCAPEIAGRLRDPADVGRETLLRSYRSDEWPGWFAAAGLEPAAMPSIKGPVFDSSSLMVEAAIQGAGVALAPVAMFRRPLALGLIEQPFAVTVCKGAYWLTSLKSRPETPTMRAFRDWLFAMVAEDAAG, encoded by the coding sequence GTGGTCCGCCCCTATCTGCCGCTGAACGCCTTGCGTGCCTTCGAGGCGTCGGCCCGGCATCTCAGCTTCACCCGCGCCGCCATCGAGCTGTGCGTGACCCAGGCCGCCGTCAGCCATCAGGTCAAGCTGTTGGAGGCGCGGCTGGGCGTCAGCCTGTTCCACCGGCTGCCGCGCGGCCTTGCCCTGACGGACGAGGGGCGGGCGCTGCTGCCGACGCTGGAGGAGGCGTTCGACCGCATCGGCGGGCTGCTCGACCAGTTCGAGGGCGGACGGTTCCGCGAGGTTCTGACGGTGGGCGCCGTCGGCACCTTCGCCGTCGGCTGGCTGCTGCCGCGGCTCGGCCGCTTCCGCGAAGCGCATCCCTTCGTCGATCTGCGCCTGTCCACCAACAACAACCGCGTCGATATCGCGGCGGAGGGGCTGGACTACGCCATCCGCTTCGGTGACGGGGCGTGGCACGGCACCGACGCGGACCGGCTGTTCGACGCGCCGCTGTCGGTGCTGTGCGCGCCGGAGATCGCTGGACGGCTGCGCGACCCTGCCGACGTCGGGCGGGAGACCCTGCTGCGCTCCTACCGGTCCGACGAATGGCCGGGCTGGTTCGCCGCCGCCGGGCTGGAGCCGGCGGCGATGCCTTCGATCAAGGGTCCGGTCTTCGACTCCTCCTCCCTGATGGTGGAGGCGGCGATCCAGGGGGCCGGCGTGGCGCTGGCCCCGGTGGCGATGTTCCGCCGGCCGCTGGCGCTGGGACTGATCGAGCAGCCCTTCGCCGTTACCGTCTGCAAGGGCGCCTATTGGCTGACCTCGCTGAAATCGCGGCCGGAGACGCCGACCATGCGCGCCTTCCGCGACTGGCTGTTCGCCATGGTCGCGGAAGACGCGGCAGGCTGA
- the pgi gene encoding glucose-6-phosphate isomerase, translated as MTALTRSPAWTALARHRQDMAGTHMRDLFAADPGRFKAFSLEAAGLFLDYSKNRVTRDTVGLLLDLARQQDVEGARARMFGGEPINLTEKRAVLHTALRNRSDRAVTVDGRDVMPAVRAVLERMDAFANSVRDGEWRGYTGQPITDVVNIGIGGSDLGPVMATEALKPFAHSHVALHFVSNVDGTHLAEQLKWLDPETTLFIIASKTFTTQETLTNAHSARRWFLETAKDEAHVAKHFVAVSTNEAEVRKFGIDPANMFGFWDWVGGRYSLWSAIGLPIMIAIGPERFAELLAGAHAMDEHFRTAPLERNMPVLMGLLGVWYRNFWDASSYAVLPYDQYLHRFPAYLQQLDMESNGKSVTRGGEPVDYQTGPVLFGEPGTNGQHAFYQLIHQGTSLIPCDFIAAATTHNPIGVEPGAHHRILLSNVFAQAEALMRGKTADEVRAEMTKAGKPAAEVEALVPHRVFPGNRPSNTILIQSLTPATLGALIALYEHKVFVQGIVWDINSFDQWGVELGKQLASTILPELENGPVEGAHDCSTAGLIAWWRAHR; from the coding sequence ATGACCGCGCTGACCCGTTCGCCCGCCTGGACCGCTCTCGCCCGGCACCGCCAGGACATGGCCGGCACGCACATGCGTGACCTGTTCGCCGCCGATCCCGGCCGGTTCAAGGCCTTCTCGCTGGAGGCCGCGGGGCTGTTCCTCGATTATTCGAAGAACCGCGTCACGCGGGACACGGTCGGCCTGCTGCTCGACCTCGCCCGCCAGCAGGATGTCGAGGGTGCCCGCGCCCGCATGTTCGGCGGCGAGCCGATCAACCTGACCGAAAAGCGCGCCGTGCTGCACACCGCGCTGCGCAACCGTTCCGACCGCGCCGTGACGGTCGATGGCCGCGACGTGATGCCGGCCGTCCGCGCCGTGCTGGAGCGGATGGACGCCTTCGCCAATTCGGTGCGCGACGGCGAATGGCGCGGCTATACCGGCCAGCCGATCACCGACGTGGTGAACATCGGCATCGGCGGTTCCGACCTCGGGCCGGTGATGGCGACGGAGGCGCTGAAGCCCTTCGCCCATTCCCATGTCGCCCTGCATTTCGTCTCCAACGTCGACGGCACCCACTTGGCCGAACAGCTGAAGTGGCTGGACCCGGAGACCACCCTGTTCATCATCGCGTCCAAGACCTTCACGACGCAGGAGACGCTGACCAACGCCCATTCCGCCCGCCGCTGGTTCCTGGAGACCGCGAAGGACGAGGCGCATGTCGCCAAGCATTTCGTCGCCGTCTCCACCAACGAGGCGGAGGTGCGGAAGTTCGGCATCGACCCGGCCAACATGTTCGGCTTCTGGGACTGGGTCGGCGGCCGCTATTCGCTGTGGTCGGCCATCGGCCTGCCGATCATGATCGCCATCGGGCCGGAACGCTTCGCCGAACTGCTGGCCGGCGCCCACGCGATGGACGAGCATTTCCGCACCGCCCCGCTGGAACGCAACATGCCGGTGCTGATGGGCCTGCTGGGGGTGTGGTACCGCAATTTCTGGGACGCCTCGTCCTACGCGGTGCTGCCCTATGACCAGTACCTGCACCGTTTCCCGGCCTATCTCCAGCAGTTGGACATGGAGAGCAACGGCAAGTCGGTGACCCGCGGCGGCGAGCCGGTGGACTACCAGACCGGCCCGGTGCTGTTCGGCGAGCCCGGCACCAACGGGCAGCACGCCTTCTACCAGCTGATCCACCAGGGCACCTCGCTGATCCCCTGCGACTTCATCGCCGCGGCCACCACCCACAACCCGATCGGGGTTGAGCCCGGCGCCCATCACCGCATCCTGCTGTCCAACGTCTTCGCCCAGGCCGAAGCGCTGATGCGCGGCAAGACCGCCGACGAGGTGCGGGCGGAGATGACCAAGGCAGGAAAGCCGGCGGCGGAGGTGGAGGCCCTGGTCCCCCACCGCGTCTTCCCCGGCAATCGCCCGTCCAACACCATCCTGATCCAAAGCCTGACCCCGGCGACACTGGGCGCCCTGATCGCGCTGTACGAGCACAAGGTCTTCGTCCAGGGCATCGTCTGGGACATCAACAGCTTCGACCAATGGGGCGTGGAGCTTGGCAAGCAGTTGGCCAGCACCATCCTGCCGGAGCTTGAGAACGGCCCGGTCGAGGGGGCGCATGACTGCTCCACCGCCGGACTGATCGCGTGGTGGCGGGCGCACCGGTAA
- a CDS encoding M16 family metallopeptidase, with product MSVRHFSLRTGVAAFLFTVVAFVLPAQAMDIKRVVSPGGIEAWLVEDHKVPVLALEWTFDGAGGIDPKGKEGLANLASTMLDEGAGPYDSQAFQARLQDKAIALGFDAGRDGFSGSLRTLTENRDEALDLTRLALTEPHFAPDALDRMRGSIMASLRRDLADPNYVARRQFYATAFPDHPYGGEMRGTLETLPTITPDDLRRFVKGQFGRDRLVVAAAGDITPEELGKALDRVFGTLPAKSEAPGIPDVTMAGTGETILLPRPTAQTVMLMGQPGVKRDDPDWYAATVMNYVLGGGGFGSRLMEEVREKRGLSYGVYSYLIPMDHAAVVMAGGSTVNAKAGQALDIIRQEWARMAKDGLTDQELADAKTYLTGSFPLQLGSTQAIARVLLQVKRDNLGIDYLNERDRYINAVTQEDIKRVAQRLLDPSKLLTVLVGKPEGVTSTRTVEAGN from the coding sequence ATGAGCGTGCGTCACTTTTCCCTGCGGACGGGCGTCGCCGCGTTCCTGTTCACCGTCGTCGCCTTCGTCCTGCCCGCCCAGGCCATGGACATCAAGCGCGTGGTCAGCCCAGGCGGGATCGAGGCCTGGCTGGTCGAAGACCACAAGGTTCCGGTGCTGGCGCTGGAATGGACCTTCGATGGGGCCGGTGGCATCGACCCCAAGGGCAAGGAGGGGTTGGCCAATCTCGCCTCCACCATGCTCGACGAGGGGGCCGGTCCCTATGACTCGCAGGCCTTCCAGGCGCGGCTGCAGGACAAGGCCATCGCTCTCGGCTTCGATGCCGGGCGCGACGGGTTCAGCGGCTCGCTGCGCACCCTGACCGAGAACCGCGACGAGGCGCTGGACCTGACCCGGCTCGCCCTGACCGAACCGCATTTCGCACCCGATGCGCTGGACCGCATGCGTGGCTCGATCATGGCGAGCCTGCGGCGGGATCTGGCCGACCCCAACTATGTCGCGCGCCGCCAGTTCTACGCCACCGCCTTCCCCGACCACCCCTATGGCGGCGAAATGCGCGGCACGCTGGAAACCCTGCCGACCATCACGCCCGACGACCTGCGCCGCTTCGTGAAGGGCCAGTTCGGCCGCGACCGGCTGGTGGTTGCCGCCGCCGGCGACATCACCCCGGAGGAACTCGGCAAGGCGCTGGACCGGGTGTTCGGCACGCTGCCGGCCAAGTCCGAGGCGCCGGGCATCCCCGACGTGACGATGGCCGGGACGGGCGAGACCATCCTGCTGCCGCGCCCGACGGCGCAGACCGTCATGCTGATGGGGCAGCCGGGCGTGAAGCGCGACGATCCCGACTGGTACGCCGCCACGGTGATGAACTATGTGCTGGGCGGCGGCGGCTTCGGTTCCCGTCTGATGGAGGAGGTGCGGGAGAAGCGCGGGCTGAGCTACGGCGTCTACAGCTATCTGATTCCGATGGACCATGCCGCCGTGGTGATGGCCGGCGGTTCCACCGTCAATGCCAAGGCCGGACAGGCGCTGGACATCATCCGCCAGGAATGGGCGCGCATGGCCAAGGACGGGCTGACCGACCAGGAACTGGCCGACGCCAAGACCTATCTGACCGGCTCCTTCCCGCTGCAGCTGGGCTCGACCCAGGCGATCGCCCGCGTCCTGCTGCAGGTGAAGCGGGACAATCTGGGCATCGACTATCTGAACGAGCGCGACCGCTACATCAATGCTGTGACCCAGGAGGACATCAAGCGCGTCGCCCAGCGCCTGCTCGATCCCTCCAAGCTGCTGACCGTGCTGGTGGGCAAGCCGGAAGGCGTGACCTCGACCCGGACGGTCGAAGCGGGCAATTGA
- a CDS encoding M16 family metallopeptidase — protein sequence MLAYLPARRLAAAGFLALTMTAAAPFLPGPIAAPPASAAEKGVFFPESFTLSNGMQVVVIPNHRVPVVTHMVWYKVGAADEDRGQSGIAHFLEHLMFKGTEQIPPGEFSRTVAKNGGRDNAFTSYDYTAYYQNVARDRLELVMRMEADRMANLKLTDAQVYPERDVIVEERRQRVENEPADRIGEQINATMFVHHPYGTPVIGWPQEISSLTREMAEDFYKTWYAPNNAILVVSGDITAEELKPLAERYYGSIPARPVPERKRVSEPPMSAARQVVLRDEEVRQPSVRRTWTAPSYRLDPQGQAYALQVLAEIMSGGTTSRLYRSLVVDQKLATSAWLGYGPTAWDMGTLSVGASPAAGVPMEKLETALWAEIDKLLESGVTEEEVATARKRMLASAAYARDSLTGPAQTLGAALATGQSIDDVESWPVRIDAVTADQVNAAARAVLGQTNHVTGLLLPPTGKDS from the coding sequence ATGCTTGCCTACCTTCCAGCCCGCCGCCTCGCCGCGGCCGGTTTCCTGGCCTTGACGATGACGGCCGCCGCCCCCTTCCTGCCGGGGCCGATCGCCGCGCCACCCGCATCCGCCGCGGAAAAGGGGGTGTTCTTCCCCGAGAGCTTCACCCTGTCGAACGGCATGCAGGTGGTGGTCATCCCCAACCACCGCGTTCCCGTCGTGACCCACATGGTCTGGTACAAGGTGGGCGCGGCCGACGAGGACCGCGGCCAGTCCGGCATCGCCCATTTCCTGGAACACCTGATGTTCAAGGGGACGGAACAGATCCCGCCCGGCGAGTTCAGCCGCACCGTCGCCAAGAACGGCGGGCGCGACAACGCCTTCACCAGCTACGACTACACCGCCTATTACCAGAACGTCGCCCGCGACCGCCTGGAGTTGGTGATGCGGATGGAGGCCGACCGCATGGCCAACCTGAAGCTGACCGACGCGCAGGTCTATCCCGAGCGCGACGTCATCGTCGAGGAGCGCCGCCAGCGCGTCGAGAACGAACCGGCCGACCGCATCGGCGAGCAGATCAACGCCACGATGTTCGTCCACCATCCGTACGGCACCCCGGTGATCGGCTGGCCGCAGGAGATTTCGTCGCTGACGCGGGAGATGGCGGAGGACTTCTACAAGACCTGGTACGCCCCCAACAACGCCATCCTGGTGGTCTCCGGCGACATCACCGCGGAAGAGCTTAAGCCGTTGGCCGAACGCTATTACGGCTCCATCCCCGCGCGTCCGGTGCCGGAGCGCAAGCGGGTGAGCGAACCGCCGATGAGTGCCGCAAGACAGGTGGTCCTGCGCGACGAAGAGGTCCGGCAGCCGTCGGTGCGCCGCACCTGGACCGCGCCGTCCTACCGCCTCGATCCCCAGGGCCAGGCCTATGCGCTGCAGGTGCTGGCCGAGATCATGAGCGGCGGCACCACCTCCCGCCTCTACCGCAGCCTGGTGGTGGATCAGAAGCTCGCGACCTCCGCCTGGCTCGGCTACGGCCCCACCGCCTGGGACATGGGCACGCTCAGCGTCGGCGCCAGCCCGGCCGCCGGAGTGCCGATGGAAAAGCTGGAGACGGCCTTGTGGGCCGAGATCGACAAGCTTCTGGAATCCGGCGTGACCGAGGAGGAGGTCGCCACCGCCCGCAAGCGCATGCTCGCCTCCGCCGCCTATGCCCGCGACAGCCTGACCGGCCCGGCCCAGACACTGGGCGCCGCACTGGCGACCGGCCAGAGCATCGACGACGTGGAAAGCTGGCCGGTGCGCATCGACGCCGTAACCGCCGATCAGGTCAACGCCGCCGCCCGCGCCGTTCTGGGTCAGACCAACCATGTCACCGGCCTGCTGCTGCCCCCGACCGGAAAGGACAGTTGA
- a CDS encoding DUF3035 domain-containing protein, giving the protein MTSISSSLSRTRLPLLGLALAALTLAGCSDVRRSIGLDRQSPDEFAVVSRAPLTLPPSMQDLPRPRPGAARPQDSTSTQMAAGAVFGGSSRGNATAAAGSTAGERSLIAQASARDGIDPNIRAKVDQETTQLIIADKSWIDSLLFWQKQEQPYSLVDPAKEQQRLREAQAQGKSVDGAATPVIERKRKAPLEGLF; this is encoded by the coding sequence GTGACCAGCATCTCCTCCTCCCTCTCCCGGACCCGGCTTCCTCTGCTTGGGCTGGCGCTTGCGGCGTTGACGCTCGCCGGCTGCTCGGATGTTCGCCGCTCCATCGGTCTCGACCGCCAGAGCCCCGACGAGTTCGCCGTCGTTTCCCGCGCTCCGCTGACCCTGCCGCCCAGCATGCAGGATCTGCCCCGGCCGCGCCCCGGCGCCGCCCGTCCGCAGGACAGCACGTCGACCCAGATGGCCGCCGGCGCCGTGTTCGGCGGCTCCTCGCGCGGTAACGCCACGGCGGCGGCCGGCTCCACCGCCGGCGAGAGGTCGCTGATCGCCCAGGCCTCGGCGCGCGACGGCATCGACCCCAATATCCGCGCCAAGGTCGATCAGGAAACCACCCAGCTGATCATCGCCGACAAGAGCTGGATCGATTCGCTGCTGTTCTGGCAGAAGCAGGAGCAGCCCTACTCGCTCGTCGACCCCGCCAAGGAGCAGCAGCGCCTGCGCGAGGCCCAGGCCCAGGGCAAGTCGGTGGACGGCGCCGCCACTCCGGTCATCGAGCGCAAGCGCAAGGCGCCGCTGGAAGGCCTGTTCTAA
- the lspA gene encoding signal peptidase II, with translation MNTFVANQSRSYWLFGLIVAAVVAVLDQGSKWWILEHVMQPVPHVIEVTPFFNLVLVWNYGVSFGTFASGGAMMPYILSAIAAVIAVCLVLWMRQAESRLAALALGLIIGGAVGNVADRLLHGAVVDFLDFHYAGWHFWAFNVADSGISIGVVLLLIDGLFADREKS, from the coding sequence ATGAACACCTTCGTCGCCAACCAATCCCGCTCCTACTGGCTGTTCGGGCTGATCGTCGCCGCGGTGGTGGCCGTGCTCGACCAGGGCAGCAAATGGTGGATCCTCGAACATGTCATGCAGCCGGTGCCGCATGTCATCGAGGTGACGCCCTTCTTCAACCTCGTGCTGGTGTGGAACTACGGCGTCAGCTTCGGCACCTTCGCCAGCGGCGGGGCGATGATGCCCTATATCCTGAGCGCCATCGCCGCGGTGATCGCCGTCTGCCTCGTCCTCTGGATGCGGCAGGCCGAGAGCCGGCTGGCGGCGCTGGCGCTGGGCTTGATCATCGGCGGCGCGGTGGGCAACGTCGCCGACCGGCTTCTGCATGGCGCGGTGGTCGACTTCCTCGACTTCCATTATGCCGGCTGGCATTTCTGGGCCTTCAACGTGGCCGACAGCGGAATCAGCATCGGCGTGGTCCTGCTGCTGATCGACGGACTGTTCGCGGACCGCGAAAAGTCGTAA
- the ileS gene encoding isoleucine--tRNA ligase: MTRDYKSTVFLPRTDFPMRGGLPTKEPELLKRWAEMDLFGKLRAGAKGRKKFVLHDGPPYANGNIHIGHAVNKILKDVIVRFRQMQGFDADYVPGWDCHGLPIEWKIEEKYRKAGKNKDDVPLIQFRAECRQFAEEWVGIQAAEFRRLGVEGDWKHPYATMTFPAEAQIVREIHKFALNGGLYKGSKPVMWSVVEKTALADAEVEYHDHTSTTVFARFPVWGSSAPEVDEASIVIWTTTPWTLPGNRAIAYGDEIEYATFKVTAVAEDSKAVVGERLVLATALAESVLKEAGITEWKQLHRFPGSRLAGTYCRHPLNGKGYDFKVPLLAGDFVTTDAGSGFVHIAPGHGEDDFRLGQANGIEVPQTVGEDGRYYAHVPLFAGLTVYTDQGKPGPANKAVLEAFGEAGSLLASNRIKHSYPHSWRSKAPLIFRTTPQWFISMETNDLRKVALQAISDTRWIPSQGENRIRSMIESRPDWCISRQRAWGVPIALFVRKATGEILRDEAVFARIADIFQQEGADAWFARDPQDFLGNGYAAGEFEQVRDIVDVWFESGSSHAFVLEQRLEELAWPADLYLEGSDQHRGWFHSSLLESCGTRGRAPYNAVLTHGFVLDEQGRKMSKSLGNVVAPQEVCDQYGADILRLWIINSDYSEDLRIGKEIIKTQADLYRRLRNTLRYLLGALADYTPAERIDAAQMPELERWVLHRLSELDALVREKVEAYDFHALFVALHNFCAVELSAFYFDVRKDSLYCDAVDSVRRRSVRTVMEHLFSTLTAWLAPILCFTAEEAWLARPEGLTGGQGWTDESVHLRGFPEVPAEWRDDALAAKWEAVRNVRRVVTGALELERANKAIGSSLQADPTVHVDAATKALLADVDFQDVCITSAIEVTEAAAPDGAFTLPDVPGIAVAPGLAEGEKCERCWKVLPEVGTVHDHPTLCVRCSDAVA; the protein is encoded by the coding sequence ATGACCCGCGATTACAAATCGACCGTCTTCCTGCCCCGCACCGATTTCCCCATGCGCGGCGGCCTGCCGACCAAGGAGCCCGAGCTGCTGAAGCGCTGGGCCGAGATGGACCTGTTCGGCAAGCTGCGCGCCGGCGCCAAGGGCCGGAAGAAGTTCGTGCTGCACGACGGCCCTCCCTACGCCAACGGCAACATCCACATCGGCCATGCCGTCAACAAGATCCTGAAGGACGTGATCGTCCGCTTCCGCCAGATGCAGGGCTTCGACGCCGATTACGTCCCCGGCTGGGACTGCCACGGCCTGCCCATCGAGTGGAAGATCGAGGAGAAGTACCGCAAGGCCGGCAAGAACAAGGATGACGTGCCGCTCATCCAGTTCCGCGCCGAGTGCCGCCAGTTCGCCGAGGAGTGGGTGGGCATCCAGGCCGCCGAGTTCCGCCGGCTGGGCGTCGAAGGCGACTGGAAGCACCCCTACGCCACCATGACCTTCCCGGCCGAGGCGCAGATCGTCCGCGAAATCCACAAGTTCGCGCTGAACGGCGGCCTCTACAAGGGCTCCAAGCCGGTGATGTGGTCGGTGGTCGAGAAGACCGCGCTGGCCGACGCCGAGGTGGAATACCACGACCACACCTCCACCACCGTCTTCGCCCGCTTCCCCGTCTGGGGGTCGTCGGCGCCGGAGGTGGACGAGGCCAGCATCGTCATCTGGACGACCACCCCCTGGACCCTGCCGGGCAACCGCGCCATCGCCTATGGCGACGAGATCGAATACGCCACCTTCAAGGTCACGGCGGTCGCCGAGGACAGTAAGGCGGTGGTCGGCGAGCGCCTCGTGCTCGCCACCGCGCTGGCCGAAAGCGTCCTGAAGGAGGCCGGCATCACCGAGTGGAAGCAGCTGCACCGCTTCCCCGGCTCGCGCCTCGCCGGCACCTATTGCCGCCACCCGCTGAACGGCAAGGGCTACGACTTCAAGGTGCCGCTGCTGGCCGGCGATTTCGTGACGACCGACGCCGGCTCGGGCTTCGTCCACATCGCCCCCGGCCATGGCGAGGACGACTTCCGGCTGGGCCAGGCCAACGGCATCGAGGTGCCGCAGACGGTGGGCGAGGACGGGCGCTACTACGCCCACGTTCCGCTCTTCGCCGGCCTGACGGTCTACACCGACCAGGGCAAGCCCGGCCCCGCCAACAAGGCGGTGCTGGAGGCGTTCGGGGAAGCCGGGTCGCTGCTGGCCAGCAACCGCATCAAGCACAGCTATCCGCACAGCTGGCGGTCCAAGGCGCCGCTGATCTTCCGCACCACGCCGCAGTGGTTCATCTCGATGGAGACGAACGACCTGCGCAAGGTGGCGCTGCAGGCGATCTCCGACACCCGCTGGATCCCGTCCCAGGGCGAGAACCGCATCCGCTCGATGATCGAGAGCCGCCCGGACTGGTGCATCAGCCGCCAGCGCGCCTGGGGCGTGCCGATCGCCCTGTTCGTGCGCAAGGCGACCGGCGAGATCCTGCGCGACGAGGCGGTGTTCGCCCGCATCGCCGACATCTTCCAGCAGGAGGGCGCCGACGCCTGGTTCGCCCGCGATCCGCAGGATTTCCTCGGCAACGGCTATGCCGCCGGGGAGTTCGAGCAGGTCCGGGACATCGTCGACGTCTGGTTCGAGTCCGGCTCCTCCCACGCCTTCGTGCTGGAGCAGCGACTGGAGGAGCTGGCATGGCCGGCCGACCTCTATCTGGAAGGCTCCGACCAGCATCGCGGCTGGTTCCATTCCTCGCTGCTGGAAAGCTGCGGCACGCGCGGCCGGGCGCCCTACAACGCGGTGCTGACCCACGGCTTCGTGCTGGACGAGCAGGGCCGCAAGATGTCCAAGTCGCTGGGCAACGTGGTGGCCCCGCAGGAGGTCTGCGACCAGTACGGCGCCGACATCCTGCGCCTGTGGATCATCAACTCCGACTATTCGGAGGATCTCCGCATCGGCAAGGAGATCATCAAGACCCAGGCCGACCTGTACCGCCGCCTGCGCAACACGCTGCGCTACCTGCTGGGCGCGCTGGCCGACTACACCCCGGCCGAGCGGATCGACGCCGCCCAGATGCCGGAGCTGGAGCGCTGGGTCCTGCACCGCCTGTCGGAACTGGACGCCCTGGTGCGCGAGAAGGTCGAGGCCTACGACTTCCACGCCCTGTTCGTGGCCCTGCACAACTTCTGCGCAGTGGAGCTGTCGGCCTTCTACTTCGACGTCCGCAAGGACAGCCTCTATTGCGACGCGGTCGATTCGGTGCGCCGCCGGTCGGTGCGGACGGTGATGGAGCATCTGTTCTCCACCCTGACCGCCTGGCTCGCGCCGATCCTCTGCTTCACCGCGGAAGAGGCGTGGCTGGCCCGGCCGGAAGGCCTGACCGGCGGCCAGGGCTGGACCGACGAGAGCGTGCATCTGCGCGGCTTCCCGGAGGTTCCGGCCGAGTGGCGCGACGACGCCCTCGCCGCCAAGTGGGAGGCGGTGCGCAACGTCCGCCGCGTCGTCACCGGCGCGCTGGAGCTTGAGCGCGCCAACAAGGCCATCGGCTCGTCGCTGCAGGCCGATCCCACCGTCCATGTCGACGCCGCCACCAAGGCGCTGCTGGCCGACGTGGACTTCCAGGACGTCTGCATCACCTCGGCCATCGAGGTGACGGAGGCTGCGGCGCCCGACGGGGCCTTCACCCTGCCCGACGTCCCCGGCATCGCCGTCGCCCCGGGGCTGGCCGAAGGCGAGAAGTGCGAGCGCTGCTGGAAGGTCCTGCCGGAGGTCGGCACCGTCCACGACCATCCGACGCTCTGCGTCCGCTGCTCCGACGCGGTGGCATGA